The proteins below come from a single Mycolicibacterium sp. TY81 genomic window:
- a CDS encoding sulfatase-like hydrolase/transferase, with product MTEQRPDIVILMTDEERAIPPYETDDVLDWRHRTLTGRRWFDENGVRFTRHYTGSLACAPSRPTLFTGQYPDLHGVTQTDGLGKRYDDSRLRWLRQGEVPTLGNWLRAAGYDTHYDGKWHISHADLEDPKTGKPLATNDADGVVDPVAVQAYLDADPLGPYGFSGWVGPEPHGAAMSNSGFRRDPLVAERVVAWLDDRYARRRAGDPEALRPFLLVASFVNPHDIVLFPAWVRRSPLLDYPVLEPPHVPAAPTATEDLTDKPAAQAAFREAYYSGYGPAAVIERTYRRNAQQYRDLYYRLHAEVDGPLDRVRRAVTENGSENAVLVRTSDHGDLLGAHGGLHQKWFNLYDEATRVPFVIARIGADATTAREVNAPTSHVDLVPTLLGAAGVDIAATAETLAASFTEVHPLPGRDLMPVVNGAAAEQDRTIYLMTRDNILEGDTGASGAAQAIGANTNPPALLRIKVPANVAANFEGLVSRVTNAEAAGGAGHLWKLVRTFDDPATWTEPGVRHLAANSRGGDTYRTDPLDDQWELYDLTADPIEASNRWADPSLHELRRHLRTQLKLVRTASVPERNDPWPYVSRRPPEPGSAVRRLLCRFRP from the coding sequence ATGACGGAGCAGCGCCCCGACATCGTCATCCTCATGACCGACGAAGAACGCGCCATCCCGCCGTACGAAACCGACGACGTCCTGGACTGGCGTCACCGGACCCTCACGGGCCGGCGGTGGTTCGACGAGAACGGCGTGCGTTTCACGCGGCACTACACCGGCTCCCTGGCCTGTGCGCCCAGTCGGCCGACGCTCTTCACCGGCCAGTACCCCGACCTCCACGGCGTCACGCAGACCGACGGTCTCGGCAAGCGGTACGACGACTCGCGGCTGCGGTGGCTGCGCCAGGGCGAGGTGCCGACGCTGGGCAACTGGCTGCGCGCCGCCGGGTACGACACGCATTACGACGGCAAGTGGCACATCTCGCATGCCGACCTCGAGGACCCCAAGACCGGCAAGCCGCTCGCCACCAACGACGCCGACGGTGTCGTCGACCCCGTGGCCGTGCAGGCCTACCTCGACGCCGACCCGCTGGGGCCCTACGGCTTCTCCGGCTGGGTCGGGCCGGAGCCGCACGGAGCGGCCATGTCCAACAGCGGTTTTCGGCGGGACCCGTTGGTGGCCGAGCGCGTCGTCGCCTGGCTCGACGACCGTTACGCGCGCCGGCGCGCCGGCGACCCGGAGGCGCTGCGGCCGTTCCTGCTGGTGGCCAGCTTCGTCAATCCCCATGACATCGTGCTGTTCCCGGCCTGGGTCCGCCGCAGCCCGCTGCTCGATTATCCCGTCCTCGAGCCGCCGCACGTGCCCGCGGCGCCGACCGCCACGGAGGATCTGACCGACAAGCCGGCCGCGCAGGCCGCCTTCCGTGAGGCCTACTACTCCGGCTATGGTCCGGCCGCCGTCATCGAACGCACCTACCGCCGCAACGCCCAGCAGTACCGCGACCTCTACTACCGCCTGCACGCCGAGGTCGACGGTCCGCTGGACCGGGTGCGGCGCGCCGTCACCGAGAACGGGTCCGAAAACGCCGTGCTGGTGCGGACTTCCGATCACGGTGACCTGCTGGGCGCGCACGGCGGGCTGCACCAGAAGTGGTTCAACCTGTACGACGAGGCGACGCGTGTTCCTTTCGTCATCGCCCGCATCGGCGCCGACGCGACCACCGCCCGCGAAGTCAACGCACCGACATCACACGTCGACCTGGTGCCGACGCTGCTCGGCGCCGCCGGCGTCGACATCGCCGCGACCGCCGAAACCCTCGCCGCATCGTTCACCGAGGTGCATCCCCTCCCCGGCCGCGACCTCATGCCAGTGGTGAATGGTGCTGCGGCCGAACAGGATCGGACCATCTACCTGATGACGCGCGACAACATCCTCGAGGGCGACACCGGGGCATCGGGCGCGGCACAGGCCATCGGCGCCAACACCAATCCGCCAGCGCTGCTGCGCATCAAGGTGCCCGCAAACGTCGCGGCCAACTTCGAAGGGCTGGTCTCGCGCGTCACCAACGCCGAGGCGGCCGGCGGCGCCGGGCACCTGTGGAAGCTGGTCCGCACCTTCGACGATCCGGCGACGTGGACCGAACCAGGCGTGCGGCATCTGGCGGCCAACAGCCGGGGCGGCGACACGTACCGCACCGATCCGCTCGACGACCAGTGGGAGCTCTACGACCTGACGGCCGACCCGATCGAGGCGTCCAACCGCTGGGCCGATCCCAGCCTGCACGAGCTGCGCCGGCACCTGCGGACGCAGCTCAAGCTGGTCCGGACGGCGTCGGTACCGGAGCGCAACGATCCGTGGCCGTATGTGAGCCGGCGGCCGCCGGAGCCGGGCAGCGCCGTCCGCCGGTTGCTGTGCCGGTTCCGCCCGTAG
- a CDS encoding fatty acyl-AMP ligase has protein sequence MGREALSHSIIGAAESLNQYVQPDGRIVIPDGITLTSFLERNRAAMGDSPSYRFIDYAHNPDGEIIELSWNGLWAQVNAVAARLQQVTAPRDRVAILAPQGVDYVAAFFAAVHAGNIAVPLFAPALSGHAERLAAVLADAKPSVVLTTTAAAEAVRTFIKTLPAAQRPRVIAVDAVPDTLAEMYLAPDSRTDDVAYLQYTSGSTRTPAGVEITHRNVCTNVIQMILAGGLDTDIRSVSWLPLYHDMGLIMIMFPALCGGQISLMDPMAFVRRPYRWIRRLADEAAHGRTFAAAPNFAFELCAQRGLPPAGEALDLSNVVTLLNGSEPVTLPSIEQFMEAFTPYGLPETVVKPSYGMAEATLSVASIGADEKPCATYLDRAELAAGRAVVVGRHADGAVPHVSCGQAIPDQWVAIVTPDGDEAADGVVGEIWLHGNNIGRGYFGRPEESERVFGNKLQTRQTVSHADGAEDNALWLATGDLGVYVGGELFVTGRIKDLVIVDGRNHYPQDIEATVSRASSAVRSGYVTAFAVPGDSGEQLVVIAERAVGAGRAELEPVAEAVRAAVARHHQVRVAEVRLVAAGRIPRTTSGKLARNAARAEFLAGQFD, from the coding sequence ATGGGTCGGGAAGCCTTGAGTCACAGCATTATTGGGGCGGCGGAATCGCTGAACCAATACGTTCAGCCGGACGGCAGGATCGTCATACCTGACGGCATCACGCTGACGTCGTTCCTGGAACGCAACCGCGCGGCGATGGGCGACAGTCCGTCGTACCGGTTCATCGACTACGCGCACAATCCCGACGGCGAGATCATCGAACTCAGCTGGAACGGCCTGTGGGCTCAGGTCAACGCCGTCGCGGCCCGGCTCCAGCAGGTCACCGCGCCCCGCGACCGGGTGGCGATCCTCGCGCCGCAGGGCGTCGACTACGTCGCGGCGTTCTTCGCGGCCGTGCACGCCGGAAACATCGCCGTCCCGCTGTTCGCGCCGGCGCTCTCCGGGCACGCCGAGCGCCTCGCCGCGGTGCTGGCCGACGCCAAGCCATCGGTGGTGCTGACCACCACCGCGGCCGCCGAAGCGGTCCGCACGTTCATCAAGACGCTGCCCGCCGCGCAGCGCCCGCGGGTGATCGCTGTCGACGCGGTGCCGGACACCCTCGCCGAGATGTACCTCGCCCCGGACTCCCGCACCGACGATGTTGCGTACCTGCAGTACACCTCGGGCTCGACGCGCACCCCCGCCGGCGTGGAGATCACGCATCGGAACGTGTGCACCAACGTCATTCAGATGATCCTGGCCGGCGGCCTGGACACCGACATCCGCAGCGTCAGCTGGCTGCCGCTGTATCACGACATGGGCCTGATCATGATCATGTTCCCCGCGCTGTGCGGCGGCCAGATCAGCCTGATGGACCCCATGGCGTTCGTCCGCCGGCCCTACCGGTGGATCCGGCGCCTCGCCGACGAGGCCGCCCACGGCCGGACTTTCGCGGCCGCACCCAATTTCGCCTTCGAACTGTGCGCGCAGCGCGGCCTCCCGCCGGCCGGCGAGGCGCTCGACCTCAGCAATGTGGTCACGCTGCTCAACGGCTCGGAGCCGGTGACGCTGCCGTCCATCGAGCAGTTCATGGAAGCGTTCACGCCGTACGGGCTGCCCGAGACGGTGGTCAAGCCCTCGTACGGCATGGCCGAGGCCACGCTGTCGGTCGCCAGCATCGGCGCGGACGAAAAGCCGTGCGCCACATATCTGGACCGTGCCGAGCTCGCGGCGGGCCGGGCCGTCGTCGTGGGCCGGCACGCCGACGGTGCGGTGCCCCACGTCTCGTGCGGGCAGGCCATCCCCGACCAGTGGGTGGCGATCGTGACGCCCGACGGCGACGAGGCCGCCGACGGCGTCGTCGGCGAAATCTGGTTGCACGGCAACAACATCGGCCGGGGTTACTTCGGCCGGCCCGAGGAGTCTGAGCGGGTGTTCGGCAACAAGCTGCAGACCCGTCAGACCGTCAGCCACGCCGACGGCGCCGAGGACAACGCATTGTGGTTGGCCACAGGCGATCTGGGCGTTTACGTCGGCGGCGAACTGTTCGTCACCGGCCGCATCAAGGATCTCGTCATCGTCGACGGGCGCAACCACTACCCGCAGGACATCGAGGCCACGGTCAGCCGCGCCTCCTCGGCCGTGCGCTCCGGCTACGTGACAGCCTTTGCTGTTCCTGGTGATTCGGGTGAACAACTGGTCGTGATCGCCGAGCGCGCGGTGGGTGCCGGGCGGGCCGAATTGGAGCCGGTGGCCGAGGCGGTGCGGGCCGCCGTGGCGCGCCATCACCAGGTGCGCGTCGCCGAGGTGCGACTCGTTGCGGCCGGCCGTATCCCGCGTACGACGTCGGGAAAGCTGGCCCGCAACGCCGCGCGTGCGGAGTTTCTCGCCGGTCAATTCGACTAG